One genomic segment of Odocoileus virginianus isolate 20LAN1187 ecotype Illinois chromosome 33, Ovbor_1.2, whole genome shotgun sequence includes these proteins:
- the NPRL3 gene encoding GATOR1 complex protein NPRL3 isoform X5 codes for MCGQKFELKIDNVRFVGHPTLLQHTLGQVSKTDPSPKREAPTMILFNVVFALRAHADPSVISCLHTLSRRIATVLQHEERRCQYLTREAKLILALQDEVSAMADANDGPQSPFHHILPKCKLARDLKDAYDRQEVLSVSLPVAGRAVSTAPCEFWLQNSIDRGQDRWELGAARRAGARSGLGLTPLRSLCTSGVVRLHVNSWLEVSFCLPHKIHYAASSLIPPEAIERSLKAIRPYHALLLLSDEKSLLGELPLDCSPALVRVIKTTSAVKNLQQLAQDADLALLQVFQLAAHLVYWGKAIVIYPLCENNVYMLSPNASVCLYSPLAEQFSRQFPSHDLPSVLAKFSLPVSLSEFRNPLAPPVQETQLVQMVVWLLQRRLLVQLHTYVCLMAAPSEDEPRPREDDAPLAARVGGRSLSTPNALSFGSPTSSDDMTLTSPSMDNSSAELLPSGDSPLNRRMTESLLASLSEHERAAILSVPAAQNPEDLRMFARLLHYFRGRHHLEEIMYNENTRRSQLLALVDKFRSVLVVTTHEDPVIAVFQALLT; via the exons ATGTGTGGCCAGAAGTTTGAATTGAAGATCGATAACGTGCGGTTTGTTGGGCACCCGACGCTGCTGCAGCACACGCTGGGCCAG GTCTCCAAAACCGACCCGTCCCCAAAGAGGGAGGCTCCCACCATGATTCTTTTCAATGTGGTGTTTGCACTGAGG GCCCATGCGGACCCGTCAGTGATCAGCTGTCTGCACACCCTCTCCCGCCGCATCGCCACCGTGCTGCAACACGAGGAGCGCCGCTGCCAGTACCTCACGCGGGAGGCCAAGCTGATCCTGGCGCTGCAGGACGAGGTGTCCGCCATGGCTGACG CAAATGACGGGCCTCAGTCCCCATTCCATCACATCCTGCCCAAGTGCAAGCTGGCCAGGGACCTCAAGGACGCTTACGACAG gcAGGAAGTGCTCTCAGTGTCCCTGCCTGTTGCTGGCCGTGCAGTAAGCACCGCACCTTGTGAATTCTGGTTGCAAAACAGCATTGACCGTGGACAGGACAGATGGGAACTCGGAGCCGCCCGCAGAGCTGGGGCCAGGTCCGGCTTGGGGCTCACCCCACTGAGAAG CTTGTGCACATCTGGCGTGGTGCGGCTCCACGTCAACAGCTGGCTGGAGGTGAGCTTCTGCCTGCCCCACAAGATCCACTACGCGGCCAGCAGCCTCATCCCGCCAGAGGCCATCGAGCGCAGCCTGAAGGCCATCCG CCCGTACCACGCCCTGCTGCTGCTCAGCGATGAGAAGTCCCTGCTGGGCGAGCTCCCCCTTGACTGCTCCCCGGCCCTGGTGCGCGTGATCAAGACCACGTCCGCTGTGAAGAACCTGCAGCAGCTGGCCCAGGACGCAGACCTGGCCTTGCTGCAG GTTTTCCAGCTTGCAGCCCACCTGGTGTACTGGGGCAAGGCCATCGTCATCTACCCGCTGTGCGAGAACAATGTCTACATGCTGTCTCCCAACGCCAGCGTGTGTCT GTATTCCCCGCTCGCCGAGCAGTTCTCACGCCAATTTCCATCTCATGACCTGCCATCTGTCCTTGCAAAGTTCTCCTTGCCTGTCTCCTTGTCAGAATTCAGGAACCCCCTGGCCCCCCCTGTGCAGGAG ACGCAGCTCGTCCAGATGGTGGTGTGGCTGCTGCAGCGCCGGCTCCTTGTGCAGCTGCACACCTACGTCTGCCTGATGGCTGCGCCCAGCGAGGACGAGCCCCGCCCCCGTGAGGACGACGCGCCCCTGGCCGCCAGGGTGGGCGGCCGCAGCCTCAGCACGCCCAACGCCCTCAGCTTTGGCTCCCCAA CCAGCAGCGACGACATGACCCTCACTAGCCCCAGCATGGACAACTCCAGCGCTGAGCTGCTCCCCAGTGGGGACTCGCCACTGAACAGGAGGATGACAGAGAGCCTGCTGGCCAGCCTGTCCGAGCACGAGCGGGCCGCCATCCTCAGCGTGCCTGCGGCCCAGAACCCGGAGGACCTCCGCATGTTTGCCAG GCTCCTGCACTACTTCCGCGGCCGCCACCACCTGGAGGAGATCATGTACAACGAGAACACGCGGCGCTCGCAGCTGCTGGCGCTCGTGGACAAGTTCCGCAGCGTGCTGGTGGTGACCACCCACGAGGACCCGGTCATCGCCGTCTTCCAGGCCCTGCTCACGTGA
- the NPRL3 gene encoding GATOR1 complex protein NPRL3 isoform X1 has product MGDNTSPISVILVSSGSRGNKLLFRYPFQRSQEHPASQTSKPRSRYAVNSTGEHAEDQDGDPRFSDVILATILATKSEMCGQKFELKIDNVRFVGHPTLLQHTLGQVSKTDPSPKREAPTMILFNVVFALRAHADPSVISCLHTLSRRIATVLQHEERRCQYLTREAKLILALQDEVSAMADANDGPQSPFHHILPKCKLARDLKDAYDRQEVLSVSLPVAGRAVSTAPCEFWLQNSIDRGQDRWELGAARRAGARSGLGLTPLRSLCTSGVVRLHVNSWLEVSFCLPHKIHYAASSLIPPEAIERSLKAIRPYHALLLLSDEKSLLGELPLDCSPALVRVIKTTSAVKNLQQLAQDADLALLQVFQLAAHLVYWGKAIVIYPLCENNVYMLSPNASVCLYSPLAEQFSRQFPSHDLPSVLAKFSLPVSLSEFRNPLAPPVQETQLVQMVVWLLQRRLLVQLHTYVCLMAAPSEDEPRPREDDAPLAARVGGRSLSTPNALSFGSPTSSDDMTLTSPSMDNSSAELLPSGDSPLNRRMTESLLASLSEHERAAILSVPAAQNPEDLRMFARLLHYFRGRHHLEEIMYNENTRRSQLLALVDKFRSVLVVTTHEDPVIAVFQALLT; this is encoded by the exons ATGGGGGACAACACCAGCCCCATCAGCGTGATTCTGGTGAGCTCGGGGAGCCGGGGCAATAAGCTGCTGTTCAGGTACCCTTTCCAGAGGAGCCAGGAGCACCCGGCGTCCCAGACGA GTAAGCCTCGTAGCAGATACGCTGTCAACAGCACCGGAGAGCATGCCGAAGACCAGGATGGGGACCCCAG gttTTCAGATGTCATTCTGGCAACAATTTTGGCAACCAAGTCTGAAATGTGTGGCCAGAAGTTTGAATTGAAGATCGATAACGTGCGGTTTGTTGGGCACCCGACGCTGCTGCAGCACACGCTGGGCCAG GTCTCCAAAACCGACCCGTCCCCAAAGAGGGAGGCTCCCACCATGATTCTTTTCAATGTGGTGTTTGCACTGAGG GCCCATGCGGACCCGTCAGTGATCAGCTGTCTGCACACCCTCTCCCGCCGCATCGCCACCGTGCTGCAACACGAGGAGCGCCGCTGCCAGTACCTCACGCGGGAGGCCAAGCTGATCCTGGCGCTGCAGGACGAGGTGTCCGCCATGGCTGACG CAAATGACGGGCCTCAGTCCCCATTCCATCACATCCTGCCCAAGTGCAAGCTGGCCAGGGACCTCAAGGACGCTTACGACAG gcAGGAAGTGCTCTCAGTGTCCCTGCCTGTTGCTGGCCGTGCAGTAAGCACCGCACCTTGTGAATTCTGGTTGCAAAACAGCATTGACCGTGGACAGGACAGATGGGAACTCGGAGCCGCCCGCAGAGCTGGGGCCAGGTCCGGCTTGGGGCTCACCCCACTGAGAAG CTTGTGCACATCTGGCGTGGTGCGGCTCCACGTCAACAGCTGGCTGGAGGTGAGCTTCTGCCTGCCCCACAAGATCCACTACGCGGCCAGCAGCCTCATCCCGCCAGAGGCCATCGAGCGCAGCCTGAAGGCCATCCG CCCGTACCACGCCCTGCTGCTGCTCAGCGATGAGAAGTCCCTGCTGGGCGAGCTCCCCCTTGACTGCTCCCCGGCCCTGGTGCGCGTGATCAAGACCACGTCCGCTGTGAAGAACCTGCAGCAGCTGGCCCAGGACGCAGACCTGGCCTTGCTGCAG GTTTTCCAGCTTGCAGCCCACCTGGTGTACTGGGGCAAGGCCATCGTCATCTACCCGCTGTGCGAGAACAATGTCTACATGCTGTCTCCCAACGCCAGCGTGTGTCT GTATTCCCCGCTCGCCGAGCAGTTCTCACGCCAATTTCCATCTCATGACCTGCCATCTGTCCTTGCAAAGTTCTCCTTGCCTGTCTCCTTGTCAGAATTCAGGAACCCCCTGGCCCCCCCTGTGCAGGAG ACGCAGCTCGTCCAGATGGTGGTGTGGCTGCTGCAGCGCCGGCTCCTTGTGCAGCTGCACACCTACGTCTGCCTGATGGCTGCGCCCAGCGAGGACGAGCCCCGCCCCCGTGAGGACGACGCGCCCCTGGCCGCCAGGGTGGGCGGCCGCAGCCTCAGCACGCCCAACGCCCTCAGCTTTGGCTCCCCAA CCAGCAGCGACGACATGACCCTCACTAGCCCCAGCATGGACAACTCCAGCGCTGAGCTGCTCCCCAGTGGGGACTCGCCACTGAACAGGAGGATGACAGAGAGCCTGCTGGCCAGCCTGTCCGAGCACGAGCGGGCCGCCATCCTCAGCGTGCCTGCGGCCCAGAACCCGGAGGACCTCCGCATGTTTGCCAG GCTCCTGCACTACTTCCGCGGCCGCCACCACCTGGAGGAGATCATGTACAACGAGAACACGCGGCGCTCGCAGCTGCTGGCGCTCGTGGACAAGTTCCGCAGCGTGCTGGTGGTGACCACCCACGAGGACCCGGTCATCGCCGTCTTCCAGGCCCTGCTCACGTGA
- the NPRL3 gene encoding GATOR1 complex protein NPRL3 isoform X4 translates to MGDNTSPISVILVSSGSRGNKLLFRYPFQRSQEHPASQTSKPRSRYAVNSTGEHAEDQDGDPRFSDVILATILATKSEMCGQKFELKIDNVRFVGHPTLLQHTLGQVSKTDPSPKREAPTMILFNVVFALRAHADPSVISCLHTLSRRIATVLQHEERRCQYLTREAKLILALQDEVSAMADANDGPQSPFHHILPKCKLARDLKDAYDSLCTSGVVRLHVNSWLEVSFCLPHKIHYAASSLIPPEAIERSLKAIRPYHALLLLSDEKSLLGELPLDCSPALVRVIKTTSAVKNLQQLAQDADLALLQVFQLAAHLVYWGKAIVIYPLCENNVYMLSPNASVCLYSPLAEQFSRQFPSHDLPSVLAKFSLPVSLSEFRNPLAPPVQETQLVQMVVWLLQRRLLVQLHTYVCLMAAPSEDEPRPREDDAPLAARVGGRSLSTPNALSFGSPTSSDDMTLTSPSMDNSSAELLPSGDSPLNRRMTESLLASLSEHERAAILSVPAAQNPEDLRMFARLLHYFRGRHHLEEIMYNENTRRSQLLALVDKFRSVLVVTTHEDPVIAVFQALLT, encoded by the exons ATGGGGGACAACACCAGCCCCATCAGCGTGATTCTGGTGAGCTCGGGGAGCCGGGGCAATAAGCTGCTGTTCAGGTACCCTTTCCAGAGGAGCCAGGAGCACCCGGCGTCCCAGACGA GTAAGCCTCGTAGCAGATACGCTGTCAACAGCACCGGAGAGCATGCCGAAGACCAGGATGGGGACCCCAG gttTTCAGATGTCATTCTGGCAACAATTTTGGCAACCAAGTCTGAAATGTGTGGCCAGAAGTTTGAATTGAAGATCGATAACGTGCGGTTTGTTGGGCACCCGACGCTGCTGCAGCACACGCTGGGCCAG GTCTCCAAAACCGACCCGTCCCCAAAGAGGGAGGCTCCCACCATGATTCTTTTCAATGTGGTGTTTGCACTGAGG GCCCATGCGGACCCGTCAGTGATCAGCTGTCTGCACACCCTCTCCCGCCGCATCGCCACCGTGCTGCAACACGAGGAGCGCCGCTGCCAGTACCTCACGCGGGAGGCCAAGCTGATCCTGGCGCTGCAGGACGAGGTGTCCGCCATGGCTGACG CAAATGACGGGCCTCAGTCCCCATTCCATCACATCCTGCCCAAGTGCAAGCTGGCCAGGGACCTCAAGGACGCTTACGACAG CTTGTGCACATCTGGCGTGGTGCGGCTCCACGTCAACAGCTGGCTGGAGGTGAGCTTCTGCCTGCCCCACAAGATCCACTACGCGGCCAGCAGCCTCATCCCGCCAGAGGCCATCGAGCGCAGCCTGAAGGCCATCCG CCCGTACCACGCCCTGCTGCTGCTCAGCGATGAGAAGTCCCTGCTGGGCGAGCTCCCCCTTGACTGCTCCCCGGCCCTGGTGCGCGTGATCAAGACCACGTCCGCTGTGAAGAACCTGCAGCAGCTGGCCCAGGACGCAGACCTGGCCTTGCTGCAG GTTTTCCAGCTTGCAGCCCACCTGGTGTACTGGGGCAAGGCCATCGTCATCTACCCGCTGTGCGAGAACAATGTCTACATGCTGTCTCCCAACGCCAGCGTGTGTCT GTATTCCCCGCTCGCCGAGCAGTTCTCACGCCAATTTCCATCTCATGACCTGCCATCTGTCCTTGCAAAGTTCTCCTTGCCTGTCTCCTTGTCAGAATTCAGGAACCCCCTGGCCCCCCCTGTGCAGGAG ACGCAGCTCGTCCAGATGGTGGTGTGGCTGCTGCAGCGCCGGCTCCTTGTGCAGCTGCACACCTACGTCTGCCTGATGGCTGCGCCCAGCGAGGACGAGCCCCGCCCCCGTGAGGACGACGCGCCCCTGGCCGCCAGGGTGGGCGGCCGCAGCCTCAGCACGCCCAACGCCCTCAGCTTTGGCTCCCCAA CCAGCAGCGACGACATGACCCTCACTAGCCCCAGCATGGACAACTCCAGCGCTGAGCTGCTCCCCAGTGGGGACTCGCCACTGAACAGGAGGATGACAGAGAGCCTGCTGGCCAGCCTGTCCGAGCACGAGCGGGCCGCCATCCTCAGCGTGCCTGCGGCCCAGAACCCGGAGGACCTCCGCATGTTTGCCAG GCTCCTGCACTACTTCCGCGGCCGCCACCACCTGGAGGAGATCATGTACAACGAGAACACGCGGCGCTCGCAGCTGCTGGCGCTCGTGGACAAGTTCCGCAGCGTGCTGGTGGTGACCACCCACGAGGACCCGGTCATCGCCGTCTTCCAGGCCCTGCTCACGTGA
- the NPRL3 gene encoding GATOR1 complex protein NPRL3 isoform X2, translated as MGDNTSPISVILVSSGSRGNKLLFRYPFQRSQEHPASQTSKPRSRYAVNSTGEHAEDQDGDPRFSDVILATILATKSEMCGQKFELKIDNVRFVGHPTLLQHTLGQAHADPSVISCLHTLSRRIATVLQHEERRCQYLTREAKLILALQDEVSAMADANDGPQSPFHHILPKCKLARDLKDAYDRQEVLSVSLPVAGRAVSTAPCEFWLQNSIDRGQDRWELGAARRAGARSGLGLTPLRSLCTSGVVRLHVNSWLEVSFCLPHKIHYAASSLIPPEAIERSLKAIRPYHALLLLSDEKSLLGELPLDCSPALVRVIKTTSAVKNLQQLAQDADLALLQVFQLAAHLVYWGKAIVIYPLCENNVYMLSPNASVCLYSPLAEQFSRQFPSHDLPSVLAKFSLPVSLSEFRNPLAPPVQETQLVQMVVWLLQRRLLVQLHTYVCLMAAPSEDEPRPREDDAPLAARVGGRSLSTPNALSFGSPTSSDDMTLTSPSMDNSSAELLPSGDSPLNRRMTESLLASLSEHERAAILSVPAAQNPEDLRMFARLLHYFRGRHHLEEIMYNENTRRSQLLALVDKFRSVLVVTTHEDPVIAVFQALLT; from the exons ATGGGGGACAACACCAGCCCCATCAGCGTGATTCTGGTGAGCTCGGGGAGCCGGGGCAATAAGCTGCTGTTCAGGTACCCTTTCCAGAGGAGCCAGGAGCACCCGGCGTCCCAGACGA GTAAGCCTCGTAGCAGATACGCTGTCAACAGCACCGGAGAGCATGCCGAAGACCAGGATGGGGACCCCAG gttTTCAGATGTCATTCTGGCAACAATTTTGGCAACCAAGTCTGAAATGTGTGGCCAGAAGTTTGAATTGAAGATCGATAACGTGCGGTTTGTTGGGCACCCGACGCTGCTGCAGCACACGCTGGGCCAG GCCCATGCGGACCCGTCAGTGATCAGCTGTCTGCACACCCTCTCCCGCCGCATCGCCACCGTGCTGCAACACGAGGAGCGCCGCTGCCAGTACCTCACGCGGGAGGCCAAGCTGATCCTGGCGCTGCAGGACGAGGTGTCCGCCATGGCTGACG CAAATGACGGGCCTCAGTCCCCATTCCATCACATCCTGCCCAAGTGCAAGCTGGCCAGGGACCTCAAGGACGCTTACGACAG gcAGGAAGTGCTCTCAGTGTCCCTGCCTGTTGCTGGCCGTGCAGTAAGCACCGCACCTTGTGAATTCTGGTTGCAAAACAGCATTGACCGTGGACAGGACAGATGGGAACTCGGAGCCGCCCGCAGAGCTGGGGCCAGGTCCGGCTTGGGGCTCACCCCACTGAGAAG CTTGTGCACATCTGGCGTGGTGCGGCTCCACGTCAACAGCTGGCTGGAGGTGAGCTTCTGCCTGCCCCACAAGATCCACTACGCGGCCAGCAGCCTCATCCCGCCAGAGGCCATCGAGCGCAGCCTGAAGGCCATCCG CCCGTACCACGCCCTGCTGCTGCTCAGCGATGAGAAGTCCCTGCTGGGCGAGCTCCCCCTTGACTGCTCCCCGGCCCTGGTGCGCGTGATCAAGACCACGTCCGCTGTGAAGAACCTGCAGCAGCTGGCCCAGGACGCAGACCTGGCCTTGCTGCAG GTTTTCCAGCTTGCAGCCCACCTGGTGTACTGGGGCAAGGCCATCGTCATCTACCCGCTGTGCGAGAACAATGTCTACATGCTGTCTCCCAACGCCAGCGTGTGTCT GTATTCCCCGCTCGCCGAGCAGTTCTCACGCCAATTTCCATCTCATGACCTGCCATCTGTCCTTGCAAAGTTCTCCTTGCCTGTCTCCTTGTCAGAATTCAGGAACCCCCTGGCCCCCCCTGTGCAGGAG ACGCAGCTCGTCCAGATGGTGGTGTGGCTGCTGCAGCGCCGGCTCCTTGTGCAGCTGCACACCTACGTCTGCCTGATGGCTGCGCCCAGCGAGGACGAGCCCCGCCCCCGTGAGGACGACGCGCCCCTGGCCGCCAGGGTGGGCGGCCGCAGCCTCAGCACGCCCAACGCCCTCAGCTTTGGCTCCCCAA CCAGCAGCGACGACATGACCCTCACTAGCCCCAGCATGGACAACTCCAGCGCTGAGCTGCTCCCCAGTGGGGACTCGCCACTGAACAGGAGGATGACAGAGAGCCTGCTGGCCAGCCTGTCCGAGCACGAGCGGGCCGCCATCCTCAGCGTGCCTGCGGCCCAGAACCCGGAGGACCTCCGCATGTTTGCCAG GCTCCTGCACTACTTCCGCGGCCGCCACCACCTGGAGGAGATCATGTACAACGAGAACACGCGGCGCTCGCAGCTGCTGGCGCTCGTGGACAAGTTCCGCAGCGTGCTGGTGGTGACCACCCACGAGGACCCGGTCATCGCCGTCTTCCAGGCCCTGCTCACGTGA
- the NPRL3 gene encoding GATOR1 complex protein NPRL3 isoform X7 — MGDNTSPISVILVSSGSRGNKLLFRYPFQRSQEHPASQTSKPRSRYAVNSTGEHAEDQDGDPRFSDVILATILATKSEMCGQKFELKIDNVRFVGHPTLLQHTLGQVSKTDPSPKREAPTMILFNVVFALRAHADPSVISCLHTLSRRIATVLQHEERRCQYLTREAKLILALQDEVSAMADANDGPQSPFHHILPKCKLARDLKDAYDRQEVLSVSLPVAGRAVSTAPCEFWLQNSIDRGQDRWELGAARRAGARSGLGLTPLRSLCTSGVVRLHVNSWLEVSFCLPHKIHYAASSLIPPEAIERSLKAIRPYHALLLLSDEKSLLGELPLDCSPALVRVIKTTSAVKNLQQLAQDADLALLQVFQLAAHLVYWGKAIVIYPLCENNVYMLSPNASVCLYSPLAEQFSRQFPSHDLPSVLAKFSLPVSLSEFRNPLAPPVQETQLVQMVVWLLQRRLLVQLHTYVCLMAAPSEDEPRPREDDAPLAARVGGRSLSTPNALSFGSPTATT, encoded by the exons ATGGGGGACAACACCAGCCCCATCAGCGTGATTCTGGTGAGCTCGGGGAGCCGGGGCAATAAGCTGCTGTTCAGGTACCCTTTCCAGAGGAGCCAGGAGCACCCGGCGTCCCAGACGA GTAAGCCTCGTAGCAGATACGCTGTCAACAGCACCGGAGAGCATGCCGAAGACCAGGATGGGGACCCCAG gttTTCAGATGTCATTCTGGCAACAATTTTGGCAACCAAGTCTGAAATGTGTGGCCAGAAGTTTGAATTGAAGATCGATAACGTGCGGTTTGTTGGGCACCCGACGCTGCTGCAGCACACGCTGGGCCAG GTCTCCAAAACCGACCCGTCCCCAAAGAGGGAGGCTCCCACCATGATTCTTTTCAATGTGGTGTTTGCACTGAGG GCCCATGCGGACCCGTCAGTGATCAGCTGTCTGCACACCCTCTCCCGCCGCATCGCCACCGTGCTGCAACACGAGGAGCGCCGCTGCCAGTACCTCACGCGGGAGGCCAAGCTGATCCTGGCGCTGCAGGACGAGGTGTCCGCCATGGCTGACG CAAATGACGGGCCTCAGTCCCCATTCCATCACATCCTGCCCAAGTGCAAGCTGGCCAGGGACCTCAAGGACGCTTACGACAG gcAGGAAGTGCTCTCAGTGTCCCTGCCTGTTGCTGGCCGTGCAGTAAGCACCGCACCTTGTGAATTCTGGTTGCAAAACAGCATTGACCGTGGACAGGACAGATGGGAACTCGGAGCCGCCCGCAGAGCTGGGGCCAGGTCCGGCTTGGGGCTCACCCCACTGAGAAG CTTGTGCACATCTGGCGTGGTGCGGCTCCACGTCAACAGCTGGCTGGAGGTGAGCTTCTGCCTGCCCCACAAGATCCACTACGCGGCCAGCAGCCTCATCCCGCCAGAGGCCATCGAGCGCAGCCTGAAGGCCATCCG CCCGTACCACGCCCTGCTGCTGCTCAGCGATGAGAAGTCCCTGCTGGGCGAGCTCCCCCTTGACTGCTCCCCGGCCCTGGTGCGCGTGATCAAGACCACGTCCGCTGTGAAGAACCTGCAGCAGCTGGCCCAGGACGCAGACCTGGCCTTGCTGCAG GTTTTCCAGCTTGCAGCCCACCTGGTGTACTGGGGCAAGGCCATCGTCATCTACCCGCTGTGCGAGAACAATGTCTACATGCTGTCTCCCAACGCCAGCGTGTGTCT GTATTCCCCGCTCGCCGAGCAGTTCTCACGCCAATTTCCATCTCATGACCTGCCATCTGTCCTTGCAAAGTTCTCCTTGCCTGTCTCCTTGTCAGAATTCAGGAACCCCCTGGCCCCCCCTGTGCAGGAG ACGCAGCTCGTCCAGATGGTGGTGTGGCTGCTGCAGCGCCGGCTCCTTGTGCAGCTGCACACCTACGTCTGCCTGATGGCTGCGCCCAGCGAGGACGAGCCCCGCCCCCGTGAGGACGACGCGCCCCTGGCCGCCAGGGTGGGCGGCCGCAGCCTCAGCACGCCCAACGCCCTCAGCTTTGGCTCCCCAA CAGCGACGACATGA
- the NPRL3 gene encoding GATOR1 complex protein NPRL3 isoform X6, translating into MGDNTSPISVILVSSGSRGNKLLFRYPFQRSQEHPASQTSKPRSRYAVNSTGEHAEDQDGDPRFSDVILATILATKSEMCGQKFELKIDNVRFVGHPTLLQHTLGQAHADPSVISCLHTLSRRIATVLQHEERRCQYLTREAKLILALQDEVSAMADANDGPQSPFHHILPKCKLARDLKDAYDSLCTSGVVRLHVNSWLEVSFCLPHKIHYAASSLIPPEAIERSLKAIRPYHALLLLSDEKSLLGELPLDCSPALVRVIKTTSAVKNLQQLAQDADLALLQVFQLAAHLVYWGKAIVIYPLCENNVYMLSPNASVCLYSPLAEQFSRQFPSHDLPSVLAKFSLPVSLSEFRNPLAPPVQETQLVQMVVWLLQRRLLVQLHTYVCLMAAPSEDEPRPREDDAPLAARVGGRSLSTPNALSFGSPTSSDDMTLTSPSMDNSSAELLPSGDSPLNRRMTESLLASLSEHERAAILSVPAAQNPEDLRMFARLLHYFRGRHHLEEIMYNENTRRSQLLALVDKFRSVLVVTTHEDPVIAVFQALLT; encoded by the exons ATGGGGGACAACACCAGCCCCATCAGCGTGATTCTGGTGAGCTCGGGGAGCCGGGGCAATAAGCTGCTGTTCAGGTACCCTTTCCAGAGGAGCCAGGAGCACCCGGCGTCCCAGACGA GTAAGCCTCGTAGCAGATACGCTGTCAACAGCACCGGAGAGCATGCCGAAGACCAGGATGGGGACCCCAG gttTTCAGATGTCATTCTGGCAACAATTTTGGCAACCAAGTCTGAAATGTGTGGCCAGAAGTTTGAATTGAAGATCGATAACGTGCGGTTTGTTGGGCACCCGACGCTGCTGCAGCACACGCTGGGCCAG GCCCATGCGGACCCGTCAGTGATCAGCTGTCTGCACACCCTCTCCCGCCGCATCGCCACCGTGCTGCAACACGAGGAGCGCCGCTGCCAGTACCTCACGCGGGAGGCCAAGCTGATCCTGGCGCTGCAGGACGAGGTGTCCGCCATGGCTGACG CAAATGACGGGCCTCAGTCCCCATTCCATCACATCCTGCCCAAGTGCAAGCTGGCCAGGGACCTCAAGGACGCTTACGACAG CTTGTGCACATCTGGCGTGGTGCGGCTCCACGTCAACAGCTGGCTGGAGGTGAGCTTCTGCCTGCCCCACAAGATCCACTACGCGGCCAGCAGCCTCATCCCGCCAGAGGCCATCGAGCGCAGCCTGAAGGCCATCCG CCCGTACCACGCCCTGCTGCTGCTCAGCGATGAGAAGTCCCTGCTGGGCGAGCTCCCCCTTGACTGCTCCCCGGCCCTGGTGCGCGTGATCAAGACCACGTCCGCTGTGAAGAACCTGCAGCAGCTGGCCCAGGACGCAGACCTGGCCTTGCTGCAG GTTTTCCAGCTTGCAGCCCACCTGGTGTACTGGGGCAAGGCCATCGTCATCTACCCGCTGTGCGAGAACAATGTCTACATGCTGTCTCCCAACGCCAGCGTGTGTCT GTATTCCCCGCTCGCCGAGCAGTTCTCACGCCAATTTCCATCTCATGACCTGCCATCTGTCCTTGCAAAGTTCTCCTTGCCTGTCTCCTTGTCAGAATTCAGGAACCCCCTGGCCCCCCCTGTGCAGGAG ACGCAGCTCGTCCAGATGGTGGTGTGGCTGCTGCAGCGCCGGCTCCTTGTGCAGCTGCACACCTACGTCTGCCTGATGGCTGCGCCCAGCGAGGACGAGCCCCGCCCCCGTGAGGACGACGCGCCCCTGGCCGCCAGGGTGGGCGGCCGCAGCCTCAGCACGCCCAACGCCCTCAGCTTTGGCTCCCCAA CCAGCAGCGACGACATGACCCTCACTAGCCCCAGCATGGACAACTCCAGCGCTGAGCTGCTCCCCAGTGGGGACTCGCCACTGAACAGGAGGATGACAGAGAGCCTGCTGGCCAGCCTGTCCGAGCACGAGCGGGCCGCCATCCTCAGCGTGCCTGCGGCCCAGAACCCGGAGGACCTCCGCATGTTTGCCAG GCTCCTGCACTACTTCCGCGGCCGCCACCACCTGGAGGAGATCATGTACAACGAGAACACGCGGCGCTCGCAGCTGCTGGCGCTCGTGGACAAGTTCCGCAGCGTGCTGGTGGTGACCACCCACGAGGACCCGGTCATCGCCGTCTTCCAGGCCCTGCTCACGTGA